One part of the Aspergillus luchuensis IFO 4308 DNA, chromosome 5, nearly complete sequence genome encodes these proteins:
- a CDS encoding putative RNA binding protein (COG:A;~EggNog:ENOG410PQ3J;~InterPro:IPR000504,IPR025715,IPR035979,IPR012677;~PFAM:PF13865,PF00076;~go_function: GO:0003676 - nucleic acid binding [Evidence IEA]), producing MDRSLDEIIAERPQKQHQNRGRRPPQGRRRDGVRKPHREERPDLDLDWVHDKYEDDRDARPSRAPRRPRGDRYSPSPEQHSTASSGAKLRVENIHYDITETDLEDLFTRIGPISNVSLVYDRAGRSEGVAFVTYSHISDARTAIREFDGANAKGQPIRLTLISTGAGRRDRNPFDNVERSKGSLFDRVERPRDRDARSLSPGSRSGSPDGGARRRRGRRGGGGGGGYRRSDVSKPAPEHIDRYIPGQRSPTRNRGATNGRRQGGGGENRGDSRRTVNGRPRKTQEELDQEMDDYWGGSGNAGAGAADKEVVPDEPQQIAPASAAAAGDDDIDMIE from the exons ATGGACCGCAGTTTGGACGAGATTATCGCGGAGCGTCCT cagaagcagcatcaGAACCGCGGCCGTCGCCCTCCTCAAGGTCGTCGCCGTGATGGCGTAAGAAAG CCTCACAGAGAAGAACGTCCTGATTTGGATCT TGACTGGGTTCATGACAAGTACGAAGACGACAGAGATG CACGCCCTTCTCGTGCCCCCCGACGTCCGCGTGGCGACCGCTACTCCCCCTCTCCCGAACA ACACAGCACTGCGTCTAGCGGAGCTAAGCTTCGCGTTGAGAACATTCACTACGACATTACAGAAACCGATCTCGAG GACTTGTTCACCCGCATCGGACCAATCAGCAATGTTTCTCTCGTTTACGACCGGGCAGGACGTTCCGAAGGAGTCGCCTTTGTGACCTACAGCCATATCAGCGATGCCCGAACCGCGATCAGGGAATTCGACGGCGCAAACGCCAAAGGCCAGCCTATCCGTCTGACACTCATCTCTACCGGCGCCGGAAGACGCGACCGCAACCCATTTGACAACGTGGAACGCTCGAAGGGAAGTCTGTTCGACCGCGTCGAGAGACCTCGTGACCGCGACGCACGGAGTCTCAGCCCCGGTAGTAGAAGCGGCAGTCCTGATGGAGGCGCACGCCGTCGTCGCGGTCgtcgcggtggtggtggcggcggcgggtaCAGGCGCAGCGACGTCTCCAAACCTGCTCCCGAGCATATTGACAGATACATTCCCGGTCAGCGGTCGCCGACTCGCAACCGCGGCGCTACGAACGGGCGCCGCCagggcggtggaggtgagaACAGGGGCGACAGCCGCCGCACGGTCAACGGACGGCCCAGAAAGACACAGGAAGAGCTCGACCAAGAAATGGATGATTACTGGGGTGGCTCCGGAAACGCTGGTGCTGGCGCAGCCGATAAAGAAGTTGTCCCTGACGAGCCTCAGCAGATTGCGCCGGCTTCTGCGGCCGCTgcgggtgatgatgatatcgacATGATTGAGTGA
- a CDS encoding WD40 repeat domain-containing protein (COG:I;~EggNog:ENOG410Q597;~InterPro:IPR036322,IPR015943,IPR019775,IPR001680, IPR017986;~PFAM:PF00400;~go_function: GO:0005515 - protein binding [Evidence IEA]) gives MLRDGITGDWIGTFLGHKGAVWQARLSTDANLAATAAADFSAKIWDTHTGECKHTLQHSHICRAVAFPIQPSPQVVATGGFEKKLRIFDLTRSGGSNSSSPTSATPNTDASPSAVTSYEIGPGVHGGTIKSIVWNQDYNILTTAAEDRKIRWWDLRSRHPVVEYAVEGTIGSCELNSLAVRPNDAGILTVAAGRSVYLFDGLSPGRLLKKIDFRYEVASAAVNNETSRLVTGSAEDTWARVYDVRTEEELEVQKGHHGPIWSVSFSPDGKLYGTGSEDGTIKLWKACREPYGLWR, from the exons ATGTTGCGGGATGGCATAACAGGTGACTG GATTGGAACCTTCCTCGGCCACAAGGGCGCAGTATGGCAAGCCCGGCTCTCGACAGATGCGAATTTGGCAGCAACCGCAGCTGCGGACTTCTCCGC CAAAATCTGGGACACTCACACCGGCGAATGCAAACACACTCTCCAGCACTCGCACATCTGTCGCGCAGTAGCGTTTCCAATCCAGCCTTCCCCGCAGGTCGTCGCAACAGGTGGCTTCGAGAAAAAGCTTCGCATCTTCGACCTCACTCGCAGTGGGGGCAGTAACAGCTCCTCACCGACGAGTGCCACCCCCAACACCGACGCCAGCCCTTCCGCAGTAACAAGCTACGAGATTGGCCCCGGCGTTCACGGCGGAACCATCAAATCGATCGTCTGGAACCAGGACTACAACATCCTCACGACCGCCGCGGAAGACCGCAAGATCAGATGGTGGGATCTTCGCTCGCGCCACCCCGTCGTCGAATACGCCGTGGAAGGTACCATCGGAAGTTGCGAACTGAACTCCCTCGCCGTCAGACCCAACGACGCCGGAATCCTTACCGTCGCGGCCGGCAGATCCGTCTATCTCTTCGACGGCCTAAGCCCCGGTCGTCtcttgaagaagatcgattTCCGCTACGAGGTCGCCAGCGCAGCAGTTAACAATGAAACAAGCAGACTGGTCACGGGTAGTGCCGAGGATACCTGGGCGAGAGTATACGACGTCCGCACGGAGGAAGAACTGG AGGTCCAAAAAGGTCACCACGGTCCGATCTGGTCCGTCAGTTTCTCGCCTGACGGCAAACTCTACGGTACAGGAAGCGAGGATGGAACGATCAAGTTGTGGAAGGCTTGCAGGGAGCCGTATGGTCTCTGGCGGTGA
- a CDS encoding WD repeat PLAP family protein (BUSCO:EOG09261B3Q;~COG:I;~EggNog:ENOG410PHA6;~InterPro:IPR011989,IPR013535,IPR036322,IPR038122, IPR015943,IPR015155,IPR019775,IPR001680,IPR020472, IPR017986;~PFAM:PF09070,PF00400,PF08324;~go_function: GO:0005515 - protein binding [Evidence IEA]): MPEFKISASLEGHGDDVRAVAFPNPNAIFSASRDATVRLWKLVSTPPPAYDYTITSHGQAFINALAYYPPTPQFPDGLVLSGGQDTIIEARQPGKAADDNADAMLLGHTHNVCALDVSHDGGWVVSGSWDSTARLWKVGKWETDVVLEGHQGSVWTVLAYDKDTVITGCADKMIRIFNTSGTLLRTIKDSQDVVRALCKVPASNPTGAHFASASNDGVIRLFTIQGQLVGEVHGHESFIYSLAALPSGELVSSGEDRTVRIWDGTQCVQTITHPAISVWSVAVCKETGDIVTGASDRITRVFSRSQERVASAQVVQQFEKTVKESAIPEQQVGKINKDQLPGTEFLRQKSGTKDGQVQMIREDDGSVTAHTWSAASREWVAVGTVVDSAASSGRKTEYLGQDYDYVFDVDVEDGKPPLKLPYNVSQNPYEAATKFIQDNELSMNYLDQVAQFIVQNTQGATLGQTSQGPTPAGADPWGQERRYRPEDAQSPPAPEARPKVLPQKTYLSIKSANLKLIAKKLQELNQHVISSGSKELSLSPSELETVATLCGQLESSNVEQSPAVEAGVVLLYKVATVWPVASRLPGLDLLRLSAAATPMTATADYDGKDLISGIQSSGVFDSPFNVNNAMLSIRMLANLFETDAGRDLATSRFEQILSGVKSALTNSGTTPNRNLTIAITTLYINFAVYLTSAGRESMPESSEQALVLLSELTTMITGEKDSEAVYRGLVALGTLVKGLGEEVRTAAKEVYDVGDVLKKVSSSGLGKEPRIKGIIGEIRESLS; the protein is encoded by the exons ATGCCTGAGTTCAAGATCTCCGCTTCTCTGGAGGGCCACGGCGATGAT GTTCGCGCCGTGGCCTTTCCGAATCCCAATGCTATATTCTCGGCGTCCCGAGATGCAACAGTCCGACTCTGGAAACTAGTCTCTACCCCACCTCCGGCATATGACTACACCATCACCTCTCACGGCCAGGCCTTCATCAACGCTCTGGCATACTACCCACCTACCCCCCAGTTTCCGGATGGACTTGTCCTCTCCGGTGGTCAAGACACTATCATTGAAGCCAGACAACCAGGCAAAGCTGCCGATGATAACGCGGATGCTATGCTCTTGGGCCATACACATAATGTCTGTGCGCTGGATGTGTCACATGATGGCGGATGGGTAGTCAGTGGAAGCTGGGACTCGACAGCTAGGCTATGGAAGGTGGGTAAATGGGAAACCGATGTCGTGCTGGAGGGTCATCAAGGAAGTGTTTGGACGGTGCTTGCTTATGACAAGGATACTGTCATCACAG GCTGCGCGGATAAAATGATACGCATTTTCAACACCTCCGGCACTCTGCTGAGAACGATCAAAGATTCCCAGGACGTTGTGAGAGCTCTTTGCAAGGTTCCCGCCTCCAACCCCACTGGCGCACACTTTGCTTCGGCGAGCAACGATGGGGTGATTCGTCTCTTTACCATACAAGGCCAACTCGTCGGGGAGGTGCATGGCCACGAGAGCTTTATTTATTCGCTGGCCGCTTTGCCCTCGGGTGAGTTGGTCAGTTCTGGAGAAGATCGGACGGTGAGGATCTGGGATGGTACGCAGTGCGTACAGACGATCACGCACCCTGCGATCTCTGTCTGGAGCGTTGCGGTATGCAAGGAGACCGGCGACATTGTCACAGGAGCCAGTGACCGCATCACACGCGTGTTTAGCAGAAGCCAGGAACGCGTGGCAAGCGCACAAGTAGTACAACAGTTTGAAAAGACTGTCAAGGAGTCGGCAATTCCGGAGCAGCAGGTTGGTAAGATCAACAAAGATCAGCTTCCGGGTACGGAATTTCTCAGGCAGAAATCGGGAACCAAGGACGGGCAGGTGCAGATGATCCGTGAGGACGATGGTAGCGTTACTGCTCACACTTGGTCAGCGGCATCACGGGAATGGGTTGCAGTTGGTACGGTAGTTGATTCCGCTGCCAGCAGTGGAAGGAAAACGGAGTATCTGGGTCAAGACTACGACTATGTCTTCGACGTTGACGTGGAAGACGGCAAACCTCCCCTCAAATTGCCATACAACGTCTCTCAAAACCCGTACGAGGCTGCGACCAAGTTCATCCAGGACAACGAATTGTCGATGAACTACCTTGATCAAGTCGCTCAGTTCATCGTTCAAAATACGCAAGGTGCAACACTTGGGCAGACTTCACAGGGTCCGACGCCTGCGGGGGCCGATCCTTGGGGTCAAGAGAGGCGTTATCGTCCCGAAGATGCGCAGTCACCTCCTGCTCCGGAGGCTCGACCGAAGGTCCTTCCGCAAAAGACCTATCTTTCCATCAAATCTGCCAACCTCAAATTGATCGCCAAGAAGTTGCAAGAGCTGAACCAACACGTCATATCCTCCGGATCGAAAGAGTTGTCGCTCAGCCCTTCGGAGTTGGAGACGGTGGCAACCCTGTGTGGTCAGTTGGAGTCTTCAAATGTCGAGCAGTCTCCGGCAGTGGAGGCTGGTGTTGTTTTATTATACAAGGTTGCAACCGTCTGGCCTGTCGCAAGCAGACTGCCgggtcttgatcttctccgtTTGTCCGCCGCTGCCACTCCCATGACTGCCACGGCCGATTACGATGGCAAGGATCTCATCTCAGGCATCCAGTCTAGTGGGGTGTTTGACTCACCATTCAATGTTAATAATGCGATGCTGTCAATACGCATGCTCGCCAACCTTTTCGAAACGGACGCGGGACGCGACCTTGCCACCAGCAGGTTTGAGCAAATCCTGAGCGGCGTCAAGTCCGCTTTAACCAATAGTGGGACGACGCCGAACCGAAATCTCACCATTGCCATTACAACCCTCTACATCAACTTTGCCGTTTACCTCACCTCTGCGGGCAGAGAATCGATGCCTGAGTCATCGGAACAGGCTCTGGTCCTTCTTAGCGAGCTAACGACAATGATTACCGGTGAAAAGGATTCTGAAGCAGTCTACCGCGGTCTTGTGGCTCTAGGAACTTTGGTCAAGGGACTAGGGGAAGAAGTCAGGACTGCGGCCAAGGAAGTGTACgatgttggagatgtttTGAAGAAGGTTTCAAGCTCGGGCCTTGGTAAAGAACCAAGAATCAAGGGTATCATAGGCGAGATTAGGGAGTCGTTATCATGA
- a CDS encoding NADHX epimerase (BUSCO:EOG09264GQZ;~COG:G;~EggNog:ENOG410PJKF;~InterPro:IPR036652,IPR032976,IPR004443;~PFAM:PF03853) has translation MFRAALPRRNPIPALFRYYSRSAKMSLKAISSKDAASLDKDLMEIGGWSLDQLMELAGLSVSQAVYRIHPPSSGKDVLVICGPGNNGGDGLVAARHLAHYGYKPSVYYPKQGKNDLYQRLKTQLENLSVPFISDLPVAIKSADFLVDAIFGFSFGGPLREPFPTIISQIETASIPVLSVDAPSSWDIESGPPKEGPGSKFMPEALISLTAPKPCVKYYKGRHFLGGRFLTKSIADKYKLDLPEYPGIEQIVEVGVDAEGKL, from the exons ATGTTCCGTGCCGCACTTCCCAGGCGGAACCCTATCCCCGCATTATTTCGATACTATAGTAGATCCGCCAAGATGTCGTTGAAG gccatctcctccaaagATGCCGCATCTCTCGATAAAGACCTCATGGAAATAGGTGGCTGGTCTTTGGACCAGTTAATGGAACTAGCGGGCCTCTCTGTCTCTCAAGCCG TCTACCGCATTCATCCACCAAGCTCGGGTAAGGATGTTTTGGTTATCTGCGGCCCAGGAAACAACG GCGGCGATGGCCTAGTAGCCGCACGCCATCTAGCTCACTATGGGTACAAGCCCTCAGTTTACTATCCAAAGCAGGGCAAGAACGATCTTTACCAG CGCCTCAAAACGCAACTCGAGAATCTCTCCGTCCCATTCATCTCCGACCTCCCCGTTGCCATCAAATCCGCCGACTTCCTCGTCGACGCCATCTTCGGCTTCTCATTCGGCGGACCCCTCCGCGAACCCTTCCCAACCATCATCTCCCAAATCGAAACAGCCAGTATCCCCGTTCTGAGCGTCGATGCGCCCAGTTCCTGGGACATTGAGAGCGGGCCACCCAAGGAAGGCCCGGGATCGAAGTTCATGCCGGAGGCGCTCATCAGTCTGACTGCGCCGAAGCCGTGCGTGAAGTATTATAAGGGACGGCATTTCCTGGGTGGACGGTTCCTGACGAAGAGCATTGCGGATAAGTATAAATTGGATCTGCCGGAGTATCCAGGTATCGAGCAGATTGTcgaggttggggttgatgcTGAGGGAAAGCTTTGA
- the MRPS16 gene encoding mitochondrial 37S ribosomal protein bS16m (BUSCO:EOG092652YI;~COG:J;~EggNog:ENOG410PQME;~InterPro:IPR023803,IPR000307;~PFAM:PF00886;~go_component: GO:0005840 - ribosome [Evidence IEA];~go_function: GO:0003735 - structural constituent of ribosome [Evidence IEA];~go_process: GO:0006412 - translation [Evidence IEA]), with the protein MVVRIRLSRFGNRHQPFYNIVVAQARSARDSKPLEVIGTFNPIPQRPTNLSEKEARTAKAYKEISLDRSRAKYWIGVGAQPSDGVWKLLNLAGIVKESKNVKN; encoded by the exons ATGGTCGTTCGCATTCGCCTCTCCCGCTTTGGAAACCGGCACCAGCCGTTCTACAACATCGTTGTTGCCCAGGCTCG GTCGGCTCGCGACTCGAAACCTCTTGAAGTTATCGGTACCTTCAACCCTATTCCGCAGCGCCCTACGAACCTGTCCGAGAAGGAGGCCCGCACCGCCAAAGCATACAAGGAGATTTCGCTTGATCGATCTCGAGCCAAGTACTGGATTGGTGTTGGCGCACAGCCCAGTGATGGCGTTTGGAAGTTACTAAACCTC GCCGGGATTgtgaaagaaagcaagaatgtGAAAAACTGA